The segment TGTTTTGACTCCAGAAAACATCCATGAACTGTGGAAGAAAATGATAGCTCAACACTAGAGAAAAGTAACCAAGGTGCACATAAAAGATCCCAAAGATTCGGAATCTTGGTGTGTTTATAATAAGAAACCAAAGACTTTGGGATTTAGGTGTAAAAACTCTAACATAAGATGGTTTGGTTTGTATTCACCGAGATGGaaattttttggtattttgggtaTTAGGTTCTTCATTGTTGTGTGAACTCGTTTGAAAGTTGAATGTGTGGACGTGTTTCGTTAAGGCTGGAGTTTTATGTCAAGCTCTTGCCAAATCATAGATGCGGAGGTTCTGATGATTTGTTTatttagttttcatttttattttcttctctcCCAAGGCTTTTCTGGTTCATTGGAATTTGTCAAATCCCATTTGCGATTGAAAGAACTTTTTATTTTCGTCTCTTTCCAGAGAGAGACAAGTAGACACTAGACAACCTTTGCTTCCTTTGATGGGTATAAGTAGTTAGGAATGAgtaaagtttttcttttgattcacCAATTTCCTCTAAATATGAAATATGACAAGACTTGAGCTAGTAGCGGTTAACACTTTAGTTTCATGTtgtgtctctctctcctccgATAAAAAACAAGGCGAATTCATATTTAGAGGAAATCGCTGAATGCCTTCGTATAAATGATACACAACATAAAACTAAAGAGTTGGAAAAAAAGACGCAACAGGTTCTTGTTGGGAGACTGAAGTGCAAAATGTAAAATTGCTTTAACTTAGAAAAAAGAACTTAGATATATATAGGCGAATTGTGTATACActaaacatttttgtttgtgTCTCCATATTGTCTTCTATGCACGACTCTGTATCCAATGAAACATTGGCTTTAACTCTAAAAATTTTGGAAGCTTATTATATAGTAGTATGGCCCCTAAATTTAGGGGGGAAATTGTTAGGGTTCTTAAGAAATGTTTCAACCTCCAAATTTTATATCCGCTCCGCCCACATGTATCGACTTTAGCTTTTATCATTTGGACCGAACTTGTATGCTGCAAAATATATCTACGCCATCATGGGTGCTTAAGCGTTTGAAAGCAAAAGCACATTCACCCCTTCCGTGCTCTTGCGACGGTTAAATGATCCTCTTCGCATAATTCGGCCAATGCAGTCGACTAAAATCTCAACTATTCCTGCAAGTACCTCTTGATCATAGTAAATGTAATAGTAAGACGTAAGTGTTATCCCTGACCCTGACGGTACGGTACGTGTACATAAATCAAAGTGACAGTAAAGAGAGAGGGAGTCCTTTGTCGTTATTACCATATGAAGTGGATTACATAATAATAAGACAATGAGTTTAGAAAATGGAAAGCAGAATAACTATGATGCTAGGTTAGAAAGCTGGCAACTTTTATTAGATTGTTTACAGCTCGAtcaagaggaagaggaagatgatgacGAGAGAAGCAAGATAGCTTTAGGAAAATGAATGATATTATTGATCATCTTAATCTGTTACAATGTACATACATGTCTATATATACAGTCGGTTTAAGCTAAAGGAAACTTAACCAACCATACCGAGTTACACTAAACCGGTATATACATATAACTCTAATACCCCCCCTTCAAGATGGAACAAACAAATGATGTAATCCCATCTTGAGTATCAAACGCTGGAATATTGCAGGCTGAACAGCCTTGGTAAGGACGTCAGCTAGCTGATGCTCAGACTTCACATGCATTGTTTTCAGAAAACCACTCTTCAATTTCTCCCGGACAACGTGACAATCCAGCTCAATATGCTTAGTCCGTTCATGATAAACCGGATTGGAGGCGATATGCAATGCTGATTGATTGTCACAAAACAGCTTAGCGGGACCTGTAAGAGAACAGTGAAGATCACGCAACAGATAGTCCAACCAAATAAGCTCACATGTCGTGTCTGCCATTGACCGGTACTCAGCTTCAGAGCTACTTCTTGAGACAGTCTGCTGTTTCTTTGCACGCCAAGAAATCAAGGAGTCACCCAAGAATATACAATAGCCTGTCGTTGAGCGTCTTGAGTCAAGACAAGCACCCCAGTCGGCATCACAAAAAGCTGTCAATGTAGTTTCTGAAGAGGCAGAGTAAAACAGTCCTTGAGCAGGATCATTCTTCAGGTAACGTAACACACGGTGAGCTGCCTTCAAGTGATCATTACGCGGAGCTGACATAAACTGACTAAGTTTATGAACAGCATATGTGATATCAGGGCGAGTATGCGTGAGGTAAAGTAGCTTCCCAACAATCTTCCGATACACAGATGCATCCGTAAGAAGGTCACCAGAAGTAGTAGAATCAGATAGCTTCAAGTTTGGTTCCATAGGAACGGAAACTGGCTTGCATCCAAGATATCCAGCATCTTGGAGTAGTTCAAGAGTGTATTTTCTCTGATTAATGGAGATACCAGTTTCATTACGAGCGATCTCAAAGCCCAAAAAATATTTGGCAGGGCCAAGATCCCGAAGCTTGAAAGCACTTTGCAAAGCCTTCTTGAATGAGTcaatctcatcatcatcattgccAACAATCAAGATATCATCGACGTAAACGAGAGCGGCAATGAAAAGTGAACCAGAGCTCTTGATGAAAAGAGAATGATCTGAAGGCGCTTGCTTAAAACCTGCAGTAGTAATGGTAAGAGATAGCTTCTGATTCCACTGTCGTGATGCTTGTTTAAGCCCGTAAAGAGACTTGTGTAGACGACAGACTGAGTTTGGAGGATAAGCACGACCTGTCAACTCAGTGTAACCCAGTGGAATAGTCATGTAAATCTCTTCGTCCAAATCGCCATTGAGAAAGGCATTACTGATATCAAGTTGTGCTGTTGACCAATTCTTCGCAGCAGTGAGAGCCAGTAAGAGACGCAAAGTACCAAGCTTAGCAACTGGCGAGAAAGTATCCAAGTAATCCAAACCTTCTAACTGAGTGTAACCTTTAGCAACAAGACGAGACTTCGGTCGTTCCACTGTTCCATCTGGATTAAACTTGTAAGTATTAATCCACTTACAACCAACAGGGTGTTTACCAAGAGGCAGTTCACAGATGGACCAAGTACCAGTCTCCTCCAAAGAATTCATCTCAGATTTCATGGACAACCTAAACTCATCACGAAGGATCGCCTCTTGATATGTTTTGGGAGCAATGACAGTTGTGATATTGATGAGAAAGTCTCTATGTTCAGATGCAACATTATCATATGACAAGAATGCAGAGATGGGATATGATGTTGTATGATTAGAATGAGAAGGAAATGCAGTTTTGTTCAGAAGATAACAGTGATATTGATCTAGGTATGAAGGAACTTTGGTTTGTCGTCTAGTTCTATTGCAAGGAATAGGATCAGAATTATGATCAGAGGCAACAGGAACATGAGATGAAGACGGAACAGGAACAGAAGCAGATTCACTAAATGATGTAAAATCTGAGGAAGTAGTTGGTCCTATATCAAAGAAAGCCGGAAATGGAGAATCAGGAACAGGCATAGGTAAAACATGTTGACCAAAGATTTCATCATTTGAATGCTTATCAAGACGCTCTGAAAAGGGAAAACAAGTTTCATGGAAAACAACATTTCGTGATATTGAAACCGAGTTAGTATCAAGATCAAGAACCTTATACCCTTTGTAACCTTGTGGATAACCAAGAAACACACACGACTGATACCATATTACCATATTGAGTTACACTAAACCGGTATATACATATAACTCTAATACCCCCCCTTCAAGATGGAACAAACAAATGATGTAATCCCATCTTGAGTATCAAACGCTGGAATATTGCAGGCTGAACAGCCTTGGTAAGGACGTCAGCTAGCTGATGCTCAGACTTCACATGCATTGTTTTCAGAAAACCACTCTTCAATTTCTCCCGGACAACGTGACAATCCAGCTCAATATGCTTAGTCCGTTCATGATAAACCGGATTGGAGGCGATATGCAATGCTGATTGATTGTCACAAAACAGCTTAGCGGGACCTGTAAGAGAACAGTGAAGATCACGCAACAGATAGTCCAACCAAATAAGCTCACATGTCGTGTCTGCCATTGACCGGTACTCAGCTTCAGAGCTACTTCTTGAGACAGTCTGCTGTTTCTTTGCACGCCAAGAAATCAAGGAGTCACCCAAGAATATACAATAGCCTGTCGTTGAGCGTCTTGAGTCAAGACAAGCACCCCAGTCGGCATCACAAAAAGCTGTCAATGTAGTTTCTGAAGAGGCAGAGTAAAACAGTCCTTGAGCAGGATCATTCTTCAGGTAACGTAACACACGGTGAGCTGCCTTCAAGTGATCATTACGCGGAGCTGACATAAACTGACTAAGTTTATGAACAGCATATGTGATATCAGGGCGAGTATGCGTGAGGTAAAGTAGCTTCCCAACAATCTTCCGATACACAGATGCATCCGTAAGAAGGTCACCAGAAGTAGTAGAATCAGATAGCTTCAAGTTTGGTTCCATAGGAACGGAAACTGGCTTGCATCCAAGATATCCAGCATCTTGGAGTAGTTCAAGAGTGTATTTTCTCTGATTAATGGAGATACCAGTTTCATTACGAGCGATCTCAAAGCCCAAAAAATATTTGGCAGGGCCAAGATCCCGAAGCTTGAAAGCACTTTGCAAAGCCTTCTTGAATGAGTcaatctcatcatcatcattgccAACAATCAAGATATCATCGACGTAAACGAGAGCGGCAATGAAAAGTGAACCAGAGCTCTTGATGAAAAGAGAATGATCTGAAGGCGCTTGCTTAAAACCTGCAGTAGTAATGGTAAGAGATAGCTTCTGATTCCACTGTCGTGATGCTTGTTTAAGCCCGTAAAGAGACTTGTGTAGACGACAGACTGAGTTTGGAGGATAAGCACGACCTGTCAACTCAGTGTAACCCAGTGGAATAGTCATGTAAATCTCTTCGTCCAAATCGCCATTGAGAAAGGCATTACTGATATCAAGTTGTGCTGTTGACCAATTCTTCGCAGCAGTGAGAGCCAGTAAGAGACGCAAAGTACCAAGCTTAGCAACTGGCGAGAAAGTATCCAAGTAATCCAAACCTTCTAACTGAGTGTAACCTTTAGCAACAAGACGAGACTTCGGTCGTTCCACTGTTCCATCTGGATTAAACTTGTAAGTATTAATCCACTTACAACCAACAGGGTGTTTACCAAGAGGCAGTTCACAGATGGACCAAGTACCAGTCTCCTCCAAAGAATTCATCTCAGATTTCATGGACAACCTAAACTCATCACGAAGGATCGCCTCTTGATATGTTTTGGGAGCAATGACAGTTGTGATATTGATGATGGAGCCTAAACCATCTATCTCGAAGGTTTTCAACTTGATCTCACAAGAAGAACGTCAAAGATCTATGAAATCTGCAAGCAATGTGACTTTCCAGACTAGTCATGCAGACTAGTCATGCATGAATCTTGTGTGGTGATGGATGTCCTAATCTTTGATGCCAAACTTCAGATGAAACTTGAGAAATATGATGCACATGAGCAGTGGAATGTAGTTCAGGAGCATCAGGTTCTAGGATATAGAGATCTTGGTGGAGGTTACCCTTCCCAATCATGTAATCCGGAGTATGCTCCTGAATGTAATCAAGGGGATTAAAAGGAAGTATGTAGCAAGCATCAGAAGAGAATAAAACCGAGATTGAAGTATCTTTGGTCAGAGCACTAATGCTCAAAAGATTAAATTTGAAACCCGGAATAAAAAGTACAGTCTTTAAAATCAACTGAGAAGAAAGAATAATTGTGCCAGAGAGAGATACAGGAATGCGAGAACCATCAGGCAAAGTAACAACCGTATTAGAAATCATTGTAGTGCTAGAAAACAGAGTCAAATCAGAACAAACATGGCAACTAGCCCCTGTATCTATCACCCAAGATTGAGACGAAAAAGTAAGGCCATTCTTCATTCCCGCAGAAATAAAATGTGTATGTGTAAGAAGTTTACCAGATGAAGATGCATGATCAGTGGTGATAGGAACAATATGAGGTTGAGGTTTAAACGTTGAGACCGATCCATCAGAGAGTTTAAGTACACTTCCCGCAATCTGAGAATAGTTGGTCTCAGAACTACCAGAGTTGGTATTGAGAATATTCAGAAGTTTCTGAACCTGATCCAGTGTGACTGTCCCCAAGCGAGTACCCTGATGATCATGCATGGTAATACCTCCAGGTTCATGTGTAATATTGGCCACAGTAGAAGCCTTAGACCCATGTTGTTGCTGCGAGGTAGACCTGGTAGAAGACATGTCTTGTGGCTTGGTCGCCGAGTTGGGAGGCTTATATCCTTGAGGATAACCGTGTAACTTGTAACAGCGGCTCACAGTATGGCCAGAGAGACCACAATGAGAACAAATAGGACGAGATCGCTGCTTATTATAGCCTCCAGAGTAAGCTGCAACCACTGGTTCCAGAGATGAATCTGCATGACTAGTCTGGAAAGTCACATTGCTTGCAGATTTCATAGATCTTTGACGTTCTTCTTGTGAGATCAAGTTGAAAACCTTCGAGATAGATGGTTTAGGCTCCATCATCAATATCTGTCCCCGAGTAGCCGTGAAGGTGTCATTCAAGCCCatcaaaaatttgagaatatgATCTTGTTCATCCCGTTGAGCTAGCTGTTTATGGCTCGCACAATCCAACTGGCCACAGCAGCACGTGTAGGGAGCATCATGATTCTTAAGTTCCTCCCATAGTTGCTTTAGACGGGTGTAGTAGACACTAACAGTGTGTGAACCTTGCATCTCCGAATATATCTGCTGCTTAATTTCAGCAGTCCTTGGTCCATCACTCTGTTTGAATTGATCATGAAGATCCAGCCACATCTGCTTCGCCGTCTCCAAGTACATTATACTTTTCGCAATCGACTTGTCAACAGAGTTCACAATCCAAGTACTCACAATGTTGTTACAGCGTGACCAAGAACCATAATCAGGATGATTCGCATCCAAATCCGGAAACACACCAGTAACAAACACAGCCTTATTGCGAGCACCTAACGCCATAAGCATCGATCTACGCCAGCTATTGAAATTTCCAATTCCAACAAGTTTCTCAGAAACAAGGGAGATACCAGCATGATCGGCATGATGAACGAAAAGAGGATTGGAGTTTGGATCGGAGAGCGACGGCAGAGCCATTCCGGGAATCGAAGCTTCAGAATCTTGAGGATTCATGACAAAGGTGAAGAATCGTCAATCCAAAGCGCAAGTAGAATCACCAACGGATCAAAGAAAGAAGGAAAACGCCGAAACGATAGATCGCAAGAACTTGTCGAAGAAGAATCGTGAAGACTGCGATGAGTGAAGGATGAAAGAAAACGCTCATGATCGATGAAGAAGAGCTGATCAGAGTTgagaagatgaaaaaaaaacgaagCGGAAGAACGAGGATCAGagtagctctgataccatattagattgtTTACAGCTCGAtcaagaggaagaggaagatgatgacGAGAGAAGCAAGATAGCTTTAGGAAAATGAATGATATTATTGATCATCTTAATCTGTTACAATGTACATACATGTCTATATATACAGTCGGTTTAAGCTAAAGGAAACTTAACCAACCATACCGAGTTACACTAAACCGGTATATACATATAACTCTAATAACTTTGATTAGTCGTACATATCTAGCTACCCTCCTTCACACGGCAGTCGAAATACTGCAACATTTGAACAAACACAACAAACATGTATCATGACATTAAGACAAAAACCACTAAAGACAACCAGAAAAGTTAATAAGCTTCTGCAGATTTTTCCTTCTTGATCTTTGCTTCAGTATATGCAAGATATATATTTCGTGAACCATATCTATCTATGTTGTAGTTTAGTCGAATTCATTAACTAGTATGTGTGTTTCAGAGTGTAATGAATTTTCAAGATACTTTCTTGGATAAAAAGCTTTTAAAGGTTTTTCCATATTCCAAAAAGAAGCAAGGAAATCTAATAtagtacaaaaaaaaacaataacaagTATTGTAGACGTACGTGTCACAATTGGTGCTGAAATTAAATGGGTAGGGAACTGAAACACCACAAATAGTAGGGAGTGTGCCCACAAGCTCGATGCTAATGAATCCTTTGTTTTCCTTAGCCACTGCTTTAAGGCACTTACATACTTGTCGGCGGTCCGGAGTGGTCTGAGCCATTTGATTCAGTCCTTTGACTTCCGCGCAGCAGTAGTCTGATGGCACTGGAAAAAAGTTGGTCAAGTAGCCCATGCATTGAGCCAATGTGGATGTCACTATCCCACACGTTATGTGTGACTCTGCTGGAGCTGCCATGTAGACCTTAAGGACGAGGAGGCATGTGATGATCTTTGAAGCAAACgccatttttgttttaaatgttttctAAGTAAATGATTTTACATTGTTAATGTCGTCGCTACGGTTTTTATAATTGGGAAAGCTCATGAATGGTATGCGTACCCGTTAATTATGCTTAGTTTCTCATGCATGCAAATTTAATGAATAACAGGATTAAGAAAATTCATATATTCCATTGTTAATATATACtcctttcatttatttttatttgatgttttgaagttgtgcacatagattaagaaaatatttaattctatatatttataaataaaaatattattgattatttAACTAACCATAATATAATCAATAAAAAGAACctgcagaagaaaaaaaaatcatataacataacaatcaataaatttaacctgaaaacttgaaaatatcatctaatttgaaaaaataaattcaaaattaatgtcgtctattttaaaaaaaaaaacagaaagagcATATACAGTATATTGCTTTTTTGATCTTCCTTCGGTCAGTTTCAAGAAGATGTCACATCAGAAATCTAGATTTAACCCGGAACTGAATGGATATTTCCACTTGGTTGGACTAAAAATAGATATATTCCGAAATTAGAGtttataaactttatattatattatcattaaattAGGGGAGGAAATCATAAGACTATTATTCCAAACACTCACATAAAACACATTcacaaaaagaaatatttttttccgcAAAGGTAATGTATTTGGACATATCAAACAAGGTGGACAAGCAAACTTATGAGGCCACTCGTACTAGTCCAATGGAGTAATAAGATCTTGAACATGTggaaatatatgatttaaaagtGACAGTTCAAGGATATAAACTATAAGGAGaatgataaaaaaatgaaaatggtgGAAAAGCATGGCCCAAGTAAGAAATTAATGGACATAAACATCAAATGGTAAATAGTTGGAGACATCATAGGAAAATGACAAAAGAAGGGGATTGAAAACAGATAGACCGGAAAAGAGATTTGAATGTCTATCGTTAGGCAATATGTTTATCGTCTTAAATCGGTCGACATGATAAAAACCTactttaaatattatttgtgaTTGCTAAATCAATCCTTATGTTGTAGTCACACTCTCACAAGTCACGACTTGTTCCTTCACACATTGCAACGAAAATGAAAGAGTGGGCGATAGAAAGAGTGAGAAATGCAAGAGAACAAGTTGTGATCACAGTGTGAAGAAAATACTACTATAAGTGAATAAATCTGAACTTCTtttatggtatatatatatttttttttgttcgtcCTTTtaatatataccatatatataaatgatttctaAAGCATACTATTCAAGATCTATCTAAAGGTCAGTGCCAATCTTGAAACTCTTACGATTTGGATCTTATGTTGTAATTTCTCAACTTTCATAGTTACATTTttagcaaaaaagaaaaaaaaattaccttgaGATTTATGGGATTTAAAATAGTTACGGATTTGAACACATACAGTCATTAGAAATCTATTAACTatacatttatttttcattttctttaaatCATGTGAATTAACAGAAGAATGCCACGTACAATTTTAAGTTGTAGCAGGTATCTTAAAAGTTTGGTTCAGAAAACTTCTGATTTGTCTCTctcctatttttttaaaataaatttctttaatttaaatgattagAAACTGGGAATAATCTACCGTTAATGGTGCTCTAAAGATTAAATGatcaatgaaattttttttatcgaaATTGTGTGAAGATTAGTGAGAGAGTTAGGTGATTTTACCACATATCGTAATTCCATTAATATCATTAGAGGAATACATAACAAAGACGACCAATTAAATGGACCGTCGTATATAAAGAAAGACATGAAACACATAAATTCTAAAAACAACACACCACAGTAAAATGATACACATATTACATATACTAGTGGCatcttaattatttttcatgCAACCTCTTGACCAATGTAATAATAAGACCGTAAGTGTTATCCCTGGCAGTACGGTAGGTGTACAAACATCAAATTAAGTGCCGAAGAGAGAGGGAGCTCCTTTGTCG is part of the Brassica rapa cultivar Chiifu-401-42 chromosome A09, CAAS_Brap_v3.01, whole genome shotgun sequence genome and harbors:
- the LOC103841082 gene encoding non-specific lipid-transfer protein 12, which codes for MAFASKIITCLLVLKVYMAAPAESHITCGIVTSTLAQCMGYLTNFFPVPSDYCCAEVKGLNQMAQTTPDRRQVCKCLKAVAKENKGFISIELVGTLPTICGVSVPYPFNFSTNCDTISTAV